Proteins encoded together in one Deinococcus hopiensis KR-140 window:
- a CDS encoding DUF427 domain-containing protein — MPRPQPIPPGPGQESVWEYPRPPRLERTSKRIEVWLGGVKIADTTHAYRVLETSHPPTYYLPRAAFVPGVLQPAGGGSVCEWKGEASYWALQAGGRAVGEAAWSYERPTPAFAPLAGHAAVYAGRVDECRVDGVRVRPQPGGFYGGWITPDVVGPFKGERGTWGW; from the coding sequence ATGCCCCGTCCCCAGCCCATTCCCCCCGGCCCCGGTCAGGAAAGCGTGTGGGAATATCCCCGTCCACCCCGGCTGGAACGCACTTCCAAGCGTATTGAGGTCTGGCTTGGGGGCGTGAAGATCGCGGACACCACCCATGCTTACCGGGTTCTCGAAACCAGCCATCCGCCCACCTACTATCTGCCGCGCGCAGCCTTCGTGCCCGGTGTTCTTCAGCCCGCAGGTGGCGGCAGCGTCTGTGAGTGGAAGGGCGAGGCGTCGTACTGGGCGTTGCAGGCCGGGGGACGTGCGGTGGGGGAAGCTGCCTGGAGCTACGAGCGGCCCACCCCCGCCTTCGCCCCTCTTGCCGGGCACGCCGCTGTATACGCGGGACGGGTAGACGAATGCCGGGTGGACGGCGTGCGGGTGAGGCCTCAACCGGGAGGCTTCTACGGTGGCTGGATCACGCCGGATGTGGTGGGGCCGTTCAAGGGCGAGCGGGGGACATGGGGGTGGTAA
- a CDS encoding alpha-hydroxy acid oxidase yields the protein MTTINLPEAGEPGLEGTVNLADIETLGRLRLDRNALEYYASGANDEVTLRENREGFRRLRLRPRMLVDVSHVNTHTEVLGLPLGFPVGIAPSAFHGLADPEAELATARAAAAAGSVMTLSTFSNTPIEDVAVAAAGRFWFQLYLYTDREVSADVVRRAEAAGARALVLTVDAPFLGRREPNERHRFTLPPHLSVPNAGTREQLAQLESERGSQLVNYFQTLVDKTLSWSDLAWLRSVTTLPIVLKGILTAEDALLAAQHGCHVWVSNHGGRQLDTAVSSVEALSEVVDAVAGRTEVYLDGGVTRGTDVVKAVALGARCVFLGRAALWGLAAGGEAGVRRTLDLLHGEVRLAMALCGKQNVGQLGRDLLRS from the coding sequence ATGACCACCATCAACCTGCCTGAGGCGGGCGAGCCGGGCCTGGAGGGCACCGTCAACCTCGCAGACATCGAGACCCTGGGAAGGCTGCGCCTGGACCGCAACGCGCTGGAATATTACGCGAGCGGCGCGAACGACGAGGTGACGCTGCGGGAAAACCGCGAGGGCTTTCGCCGGTTGCGCCTGCGGCCACGGATGCTGGTGGACGTGTCGCACGTGAATACGCACACCGAGGTGCTGGGCCTGCCCCTCGGCTTTCCAGTGGGCATCGCCCCCAGCGCCTTTCACGGCCTCGCGGACCCCGAGGCCGAACTGGCGACGGCGCGGGCGGCGGCCGCGGCGGGCAGCGTAATGACCCTCTCGACCTTCAGCAACACGCCCATCGAGGACGTCGCGGTGGCCGCGGCGGGCCGCTTCTGGTTTCAGCTCTACCTGTATACGGACCGCGAAGTGAGCGCCGACGTGGTACGCCGGGCCGAGGCCGCCGGAGCGCGGGCGCTGGTGCTGACGGTGGACGCGCCCTTTCTGGGCCGCCGGGAACCCAACGAACGCCACCGCTTCACGCTGCCCCCACATCTGAGCGTGCCCAACGCGGGGACCCGCGAGCAACTGGCACAGCTCGAATCCGAGCGTGGTTCGCAGCTCGTGAACTATTTCCAGACGCTGGTGGACAAGACGCTGAGTTGGAGTGACCTGGCCTGGCTGCGTTCCGTCACCACCCTCCCCATCGTCTTGAAGGGCATCCTGACGGCGGAAGACGCCCTGCTGGCCGCACAACACGGCTGCCACGTGTGGGTGAGCAACCACGGGGGACGGCAGCTGGACACGGCCGTCAGCTCGGTCGAGGCCCTGTCCGAAGTGGTCGACGCCGTGGCCGGACGCACCGAGGTTTACCTCGACGGCGGGGTGACGCGGGGCACGGACGTGGTGAAGGCCGTCGCGCTCGGCGCACGCTGCGTCTTTCTGGGCCGCGCGGCCCTGTGGGGTCTGGCGGCCGGGGGCGAAGCCGGGGTACGCCGCACGCTCGACCTGCTGCACGGGGAAGTCCGGCTGGCAATGGCCCTGTGCGGTAAGCAGAACGTGGGGCAACTGGGGCGGGACCTCCTCAGGAGCTGA
- a CDS encoding erythromycin esterase family protein — protein sequence MRGTGSGNSPVQALLNFTRFPTSMRRNTVVRDVVGWLRERNRTQAHANRAAFYGMDLYSAVQPRQEVLRLLETAAPGQLGAVRKRHVCLSRLGTGLNSGCPVAARREGSSVLSATVPGPSGTSLPLRFGDFTPVLHRFPRSLGSGWPAIS from the coding sequence GTGCGTGGGACAGGCTCCGGCAACTCGCCCGTGCAGGCGCTGTTGAACTTCACGCGTTTTCCCACCTCGATGCGGCGCAACACGGTGGTGCGCGACGTTGTGGGTTGGCTGCGCGAGCGCAACCGGACGCAGGCCCACGCCAACCGGGCCGCGTTCTACGGCATGGACCTCTACAGCGCTGTTCAGCCCCGGCAGGAGGTCCTGCGCCTGTTGGAAACGGCGGCTCCAGGCCAGCTCGGCGCCGTTCGCAAACGCCACGTCTGCCTGAGCCGCCTGGGTACCGGACTGAACAGTGGCTGTCCGGTGGCCGCACGGCGGGAGGGTTCCAGCGTGCTGTCTGCTACGGTTCCCGGACCATCCGGTACATCCCTTCCGCTCCGCTTTGGTGATTTCACGCCTGTCCTTCACCGTTTTCCCCGTTCGCTCGGTTCGGGTTGGCCCGCTATTTCATAA
- a CDS encoding DoxX family protein: protein MSWPRHLARWALGLALAGAGVGHLTSLRREFQAQVPGWLPLDPDFVVVASGAAEIGLGAALIALPRQRRAVGWMVAAFFVAVFPGNVSQYLTRTDAFGLNTDGARLTRLIFQPLLVLWALWCTGRWPGPRRPDQGNPDQRNPDQRKWQMEAGGRGRQTRPPEQRPFLRKAGPAAVAVQEETQVAFARPGGARRGPVG, encoded by the coding sequence TTGAGCTGGCCGCGTCACCTCGCCCGCTGGGCGCTGGGGCTGGCCCTGGCTGGCGCGGGCGTGGGCCACCTGACCTCCCTACGGCGTGAGTTTCAGGCGCAGGTGCCCGGTTGGCTGCCGCTGGACCCGGACTTCGTGGTGGTGGCGTCCGGCGCCGCCGAGATTGGACTCGGGGCCGCTTTGATCGCGCTGCCCCGCCAGCGCAGAGCCGTGGGGTGGATGGTGGCCGCCTTTTTCGTCGCCGTCTTTCCCGGCAACGTGTCCCAGTACCTCACCCGCACGGACGCTTTTGGGCTGAACACCGATGGGGCGCGGCTGACCCGGCTCATCTTTCAGCCACTGCTGGTGCTGTGGGCGCTGTGGTGTACCGGGAGGTGGCCGGGGCCGCGCCGCCCAGACCAGGGCAACCCAGACCAGCGCAACCCAGACCAGCGCAAATGGCAAATGGAGGCCGGGGGGAGGGGCAGGCAGACGAGGCCGCCGGAACAGAGGCCGTTTCTAAGGAAGGCTGGACCGGCAGCTGTGGCTGTCCAAGAAGAAACCCAAGTGGCCTTTGCCCGGCCGGGTGGTGCCCGGCGGGGACCGGTAGGTTGA
- a CDS encoding DNA topoisomerase IB, with protein MTGRTTLLQDGYLRREGKKPEEFRYFWPDGEEYTDAEGIARIASLAVPPAYENVFVSPDEGAELQAFGRDAAGRLQYRYHPDFMEAGALKKWQRLARFADALPTLRAVTAVDLRSSGLPRRKVLAVMARLLHVAHFRVGSDAYARAHKTYGLSTLRQKHVGVKGTAITFHFRGKHAVEQHKTVRDRTLAANVERLLELPGPWLFQSVDDEVRTRVRAPDLNAYLREVIGPFTAKDFRTWGGTLVAAEFLAEAGAPESEKQARKTLVECVKFVADDLGNTPTVTRGSYICPVIFDRYQDGKVLDDYEPRAGRPEPELEGLTRSEAALKRMLESEKALRTRRTRKKAA; from the coding sequence ATGACGGGCCGCACCACCCTGCTGCAAGACGGGTACCTGCGCCGTGAGGGAAAGAAGCCCGAGGAGTTTCGCTACTTCTGGCCGGACGGCGAGGAGTACACCGACGCCGAGGGCATCGCCCGCATCGCCTCGCTGGCCGTACCGCCCGCCTACGAGAACGTGTTTGTCTCCCCGGATGAAGGCGCCGAGCTTCAGGCCTTCGGGCGCGACGCGGCGGGGCGGCTCCAGTACCGCTATCACCCCGACTTCATGGAGGCGGGGGCGCTGAAAAAGTGGCAACGGCTGGCGCGGTTCGCGGACGCCCTGCCCACCCTGCGCGCGGTGACAGCGGTGGACCTGCGCTCGTCCGGTCTGCCCCGGCGCAAGGTCCTGGCCGTGATGGCCCGGCTGCTGCACGTCGCGCACTTCCGCGTGGGCAGCGACGCGTACGCGCGGGCGCACAAGACCTACGGTCTGTCCACCCTGCGCCAGAAACACGTCGGGGTAAAGGGCACGGCGATCACCTTCCACTTTCGGGGCAAGCACGCCGTCGAGCAGCACAAGACGGTGCGGGACCGGACGCTGGCCGCCAATGTGGAACGGCTGCTGGAACTGCCCGGCCCCTGGCTCTTTCAGAGCGTGGACGACGAGGTGCGGACGCGCGTGCGCGCTCCTGACCTCAACGCCTACCTGCGCGAGGTGATCGGTCCCTTTACCGCCAAGGACTTCCGCACCTGGGGCGGCACGCTCGTGGCCGCCGAGTTCCTGGCGGAAGCCGGAGCGCCCGAATCCGAGAAGCAGGCCCGCAAGACGCTGGTGGAGTGCGTGAAGTTTGTGGCGGACGACCTGGGCAACACCCCCACCGTTACGCGCGGTAGCTATATCTGCCCGGTGATCTTTGACCGCTATCAGGACGGCAAGGTGCTGGACGACTACGAACCCCGCGCAGGCCGCCCCGAGCCGGAGTTGGAGGGTCTGACGCGCAGCGAGGCCGCGCTGAAGCGGATGTTGGAGAGCGAAAAGGCGCTCCGGACGAGGCGAACCCGGAAGAAGGCCGCTTGA
- a CDS encoding uracil-DNA glycosylase, with amino-acid sequence MPRPPSGPPVQVVWFKKDLRVSDHAPLARAASVGPVLPLYVYEPEQLGHEEFAGHHLTYLNECLAELGEQLRALGTPLVVRRGEAMAVLEELSELVSIGGLWAHEETGNGVSYARDRRVRAWARERGVSFTEVPQNGVVRRLHDRNGWADIWEERLGASPLLPPAALRGTDLDPEGLRSHAELGVAPEAKVIPAGGTAAARATLESFLNVRGVNYMREVGSPLSAEEACSRLSAPLAFGTVALREVVQATRQRLAAVKGDPEADPRWVRSLRSYESRLHWHCHFLQRLESEPETEFRNLNRAFDGLREPHWNAEHFDRWAHGQTGYPLVDACVRMLRATGWLNFRMRALLVSFASQHLWLHWRPTGLFLARQWLDNEPGIHWSQMQMQSSTVGINRVRIYSPTRQAREQDPEGVFIRRWVPELADVPLHLLRTPWEWTGAGRLNYPSPVVDEGKAGAAARARIYAARESAAFEAEARRIYERHGSRKKAVIRAERVARGLPPRSEKPTRAAPKRRPPAMSDQPDLFGSTPTQASPEVPKPLMPAGLPNSWQRVLAPEFASPSFHALKDFLVEERRTHNVFPPAPDVFNALRFTPLEDVKVLILGQDPYHGPEQAHGLSFSVRPGVRPPPSLQNIYKELRDDVGFQIPKHGYLRHWAEQGVLLLNAVLTVRQAEPNSHANKGWEQITDAVIRAVNAKETRVVFVLWGAYARKKARLITGKQHVIIESAHPSPLSVTKFMGTKPFSRVNAALEEAEETPINWQLPLEVEE; translated from the coding sequence ATGCCCCGTCCACCCAGCGGTCCGCCCGTTCAGGTCGTCTGGTTCAAGAAGGACCTGCGCGTCTCGGACCATGCCCCGCTGGCCCGAGCGGCTTCGGTGGGTCCGGTGCTGCCCCTCTATGTCTACGAACCCGAGCAACTTGGGCATGAGGAGTTCGCCGGGCATCATCTGACGTACCTGAATGAATGTCTGGCGGAACTCGGCGAACAGCTGCGGGCGCTCGGTACCCCGCTCGTCGTGCGCCGGGGCGAGGCAATGGCCGTGCTGGAAGAGCTCTCCGAACTCGTTTCCATCGGCGGCCTGTGGGCGCACGAGGAGACGGGCAACGGGGTGAGTTACGCGAGAGACAGGCGTGTGCGGGCCTGGGCACGGGAGCGGGGCGTTTCCTTTACCGAGGTGCCGCAAAACGGGGTGGTGCGCCGCCTGCACGACCGCAACGGCTGGGCGGACATATGGGAAGAACGGCTGGGCGCGTCGCCTCTCCTTCCGCCTGCAGCGCTTCGGGGAACGGACCTCGATCCCGAGGGCCTGCGAAGCCACGCTGAACTGGGCGTCGCACCGGAAGCCAAGGTGATCCCAGCAGGCGGGACGGCGGCCGCGCGCGCCACCCTCGAGTCGTTCCTAAACGTGCGCGGCGTGAACTATATGCGCGAGGTGGGCAGTCCCCTGAGCGCTGAAGAGGCTTGCTCGCGCCTCTCGGCCCCGCTCGCTTTCGGCACCGTTGCGCTGCGCGAAGTGGTTCAGGCCACCCGCCAGCGCCTCGCCGCCGTGAAGGGGGACCCAGAGGCCGATCCCCGCTGGGTGCGGTCCCTGCGGTCGTATGAGAGCCGCCTGCACTGGCACTGCCACTTCCTCCAACGCCTGGAATCCGAGCCGGAGACGGAGTTCCGCAATCTCAACCGGGCTTTTGACGGTCTGCGCGAGCCTCACTGGAACGCCGAGCATTTTGACCGCTGGGCGCACGGGCAAACCGGGTATCCCCTCGTGGACGCCTGTGTGCGGATGCTGCGGGCCACTGGCTGGCTCAATTTCCGCATGCGGGCGCTGCTCGTTTCCTTCGCCTCGCAGCACCTGTGGCTGCACTGGCGGCCCACCGGTCTGTTCCTGGCCCGGCAGTGGCTCGACAACGAACCTGGCATCCACTGGTCCCAGATGCAGATGCAGAGCAGCACCGTGGGCATCAACCGCGTCCGCATCTACTCGCCCACCCGGCAAGCGCGCGAGCAGGACCCTGAGGGCGTGTTCATCCGCCGCTGGGTGCCTGAGCTGGCGGACGTGCCGCTCCACTTGCTGCGCACGCCCTGGGAGTGGACGGGAGCCGGCCGCCTGAATTACCCATCACCCGTCGTGGATGAAGGAAAAGCCGGGGCCGCCGCGCGGGCCAGAATTTATGCTGCGCGGGAGAGTGCCGCCTTTGAGGCCGAGGCCCGCCGCATATACGAGCGCCACGGCAGCCGTAAAAAGGCCGTGATACGCGCCGAGCGGGTGGCCCGTGGCCTGCCGCCCCGGTCCGAGAAACCGACCCGCGCCGCCCCGAAACGGAGACCCCCAGCCATGAGTGACCAACCGGACCTGTTCGGCTCGACGCCCACCCAAGCCAGCCCCGAAGTCCCCAAACCCCTGATGCCCGCTGGCCTTCCCAATTCGTGGCAGCGGGTGCTCGCGCCCGAATTCGCCTCACCTTCCTTCCACGCGCTCAAGGACTTTCTGGTGGAGGAACGCCGGACGCACAACGTCTTCCCACCCGCGCCCGACGTGTTCAATGCCCTGCGCTTTACCCCCCTGGAAGACGTGAAGGTTCTCATCCTGGGTCAGGACCCCTACCACGGCCCGGAGCAGGCGCACGGCCTGAGCTTCTCCGTGCGGCCCGGCGTGCGGCCACCGCCGAGTTTGCAGAACATCTACAAGGAACTGCGGGATGACGTGGGCTTCCAGATTCCCAAACACGGCTACCTGAGGCACTGGGCCGAGCAGGGCGTGCTGTTGCTGAACGCCGTGCTCACCGTGCGTCAGGCCGAACCGAACAGCCACGCGAACAAGGGCTGGGAGCAGATTACCGACGCCGTGATCCGCGCCGTGAACGCCAAGGAGACGAGGGTGGTCTTCGTGCTGTGGGGGGCCTACGCCCGCAAGAAGGCGCGGCTCATCACCGGCAAGCAGCACGTGATTATCGAGTCCGCGCACCCCAGTCCCCTCAGCGTGACCAAGTTCATGGGAACCAAACCCTTTTCCCGCGTCAACGCTGCCCTGGAGGAAGCGGAGGAGACGCCCATCAACTGGCAACTGCCCCTAGAGGTGGAGGAATGA
- the carA gene encoding glutamine-hydrolyzing carbamoyl-phosphate synthase small subunit: protein MIRKERAILALEDGTVYRGYAFGHRGETTGEVVFNTSMTGYQEIMTDPSYNGQIVTITYPHVGNYGVAIYDMESNKPYVRGFISREFSGEYSNHRAQQSLEAFMQQYGVVSIQGIDTRALVRRLRTGGVVKGVIAHRSFTHPEDAYGEFTPAEEQVYVQRARDHQDIDGHDMTKEVTTALPYAFPTLRQGKRVVLMDFGIKHTIIERLAEVGIEPIVVPAHTTPAQIMALQPHGLFLSNGPGDPAPLEYAHKTAWELMGLLPTFGICLGHQILGLAAGGRTFKMKFGHRGGNQPVKNLLTGNVEITSQNHGYAVDIDSIPNGAFVATHVNLNDGTLEGMAHSRYPVFSVQYHPEASPGPHDSRYLFDRFIEEIDAFDGANGSPVVKAVTGRLGV from the coding sequence ATGATCAGAAAAGAACGCGCCATCCTGGCCCTCGAAGACGGCACCGTGTACCGGGGCTACGCCTTCGGGCACCGGGGCGAAACCACCGGCGAAGTGGTGTTCAACACCTCCATGACCGGTTACCAGGAGATCATGACCGATCCCTCGTACAACGGGCAGATCGTTACCATCACCTATCCGCACGTCGGCAATTACGGTGTGGCGATCTACGACATGGAGAGCAACAAGCCGTATGTGCGTGGCTTCATCTCCCGCGAGTTCTCCGGCGAGTACTCCAACCACCGCGCCCAGCAGTCGCTCGAAGCGTTCATGCAGCAGTACGGCGTCGTATCCATCCAGGGCATCGACACCCGTGCCCTCGTGCGGCGGCTGCGGACGGGCGGGGTGGTCAAGGGTGTGATCGCCCACCGCTCCTTCACGCACCCGGAAGACGCTTACGGCGAGTTCACCCCCGCCGAGGAGCAGGTCTATGTGCAGCGGGCCCGGGACCACCAGGACATCGACGGCCACGACATGACGAAGGAAGTCACGACGGCGCTGCCCTACGCCTTTCCCACGCTGCGCCAAGGCAAGCGCGTGGTGCTGATGGACTTTGGCATCAAGCACACCATCATCGAGCGGCTGGCCGAAGTGGGCATTGAGCCCATCGTCGTGCCCGCCCACACCACGCCCGCGCAGATCATGGCGCTGCAACCGCACGGCCTCTTTCTGTCCAACGGCCCCGGCGATCCCGCGCCGTTGGAGTACGCCCACAAGACGGCCTGGGAACTGATGGGCCTGCTGCCCACCTTCGGCATCTGCCTGGGACACCAGATTCTGGGCCTCGCGGCAGGCGGGCGCACCTTCAAGATGAAGTTTGGCCACCGGGGCGGCAACCAGCCCGTCAAGAACCTGCTGACCGGCAACGTGGAGATCACCTCCCAGAACCACGGCTACGCGGTGGACATCGACTCGATCCCCAACGGGGCCTTCGTCGCCACGCACGTCAATCTCAACGACGGCACCCTGGAGGGCATGGCGCACAGCCGCTACCCCGTCTTCTCCGTGCAGTACCACCCGGAAGCGTCGCCGGGACCGCACGACAGCCGCTACCTCTTTGACCGCTTTATCGAGGAGATTGACGCCTTTGACGGCGCGAACGGTTCGCCCGTGGTGAAGGCCGTGACGGGCCGCTTGGGCGTGTAG
- a CDS encoding N-acetyltransferase — translation MTLLSLDSIAVPDIHPQAPLLTRKARLSDIGAIHELIGHWAARGQMLVRSRALLAETIRDFHLILAEPHEGQPGGLAGVCGLHMLAPDLAEVRGLAIHPHMQGRGLGKQLVAACEQEARDIDLPALFAWTYQQTFFEKCGFTRIDKTHLHPKVWSECQRCAFFENCNEIAMLKELD, via the coding sequence ATGACGCTGCTGTCCCTCGATTCCATCGCTGTTCCCGACATCCACCCCCAGGCCCCGCTTCTAACGCGCAAGGCCCGGCTGTCGGACATCGGCGCCATCCACGAACTGATCGGTCACTGGGCGGCGCGCGGGCAGATGCTCGTGCGCTCCCGCGCCCTGCTCGCCGAGACCATCCGCGACTTCCACCTGATCCTGGCCGAGCCGCACGAGGGCCAGCCGGGCGGTCTCGCGGGCGTCTGCGGCCTGCACATGCTTGCTCCTGATCTCGCGGAGGTGCGGGGCCTGGCCATCCATCCCCACATGCAGGGGCGCGGCCTGGGCAAACAGCTCGTCGCCGCTTGCGAGCAGGAAGCGCGCGACATAGATCTGCCCGCCCTCTTCGCCTGGACCTACCAGCAGACCTTCTTCGAGAAGTGCGGCTTTACCCGCATCGACAAGACCCACCTTCACCCCAAAGTCTGGAGTGAGTGCCAGCGGTGTGCGTTTTTTGAAAATTGCAATGAGATTGCGATGCTCAAGGAGTTGGATTGA
- a CDS encoding GNAT family N-acetyltransferase gives MTDSNTQIRLATPQDKEAVTRVMQEAGLETEAALADGTTYWVLEQGGKPVGAIGLEHGDGASLLRGAAVLPSVRGKGLGRQLIMSAIQYAQGRGDRAIYMFSKGGDWSNFGFQQVPLAVVMGEVPNAPQIRAYQARSERPGGTTWMRNLSVGASKA, from the coding sequence ATGACCGATTCCAACACGCAGATTCGCCTCGCCACCCCCCAGGACAAAGAAGCCGTTACCCGCGTCATGCAGGAGGCCGGACTGGAAACGGAAGCCGCGCTGGCCGACGGCACCACGTACTGGGTGCTGGAGCAGGGCGGGAAGCCCGTGGGGGCCATCGGCCTGGAGCATGGCGACGGAGCCTCGCTGCTGCGCGGCGCGGCCGTGCTGCCCTCGGTGCGCGGCAAGGGACTGGGGCGGCAGCTCATCATGAGCGCCATCCAGTACGCGCAGGGCCGGGGCGACCGGGCCATCTACATGTTCAGCAAGGGCGGCGACTGGAGCAACTTCGGCTTTCAGCAGGTGCCCCTGGCCGTCGTGATGGGCGAGGTGCCGAACGCACCCCAGATTCGTGCCTATCAGGCCCGCAGCGAGCGCCCCGGCGGCACCACCTGGATGCGCAACCTCAGCGTCGGGGCAAGCAAGGCCTGA
- a CDS encoding GNAT family N-acetyltransferase yields MTLTPVSASRPLHAPHIKLRQATDTDLDTLHDLILAVGLSTERSAITATLEGCTYWVAELDGVPAGCIGLEHGEGVSLLRSASVLPGARRQGLGRALATSALTHATLRGDRAVYLFSSDAGPFWQTFGFAPVPMEELEAALPSAPQVVSGQCRGWIRDEVAWKREVLPSGGQPVEAAGSV; encoded by the coding sequence ATGACCCTCACCCCCGTTTCTGCCTCCCGGCCCCTGCACGCCCCCCATATCAAGCTGCGTCAGGCCACGGACACGGACCTCGACACCCTGCACGATCTGATTCTGGCCGTGGGCCTGAGTACCGAGCGCAGCGCCATCACCGCCACCCTCGAGGGCTGCACCTACTGGGTGGCCGAACTTGACGGCGTGCCCGCCGGGTGCATCGGCCTGGAGCACGGCGAGGGGGTGAGCCTGCTGCGCTCGGCCAGCGTGCTCCCCGGGGCCCGCCGCCAGGGCCTGGGCCGCGCCCTCGCCACGAGCGCCCTGACCCACGCCACGCTGCGGGGTGACCGGGCCGTGTACCTCTTTTCCAGCGACGCGGGGCCGTTCTGGCAGACTTTCGGCTTTGCGCCCGTGCCCATGGAGGAACTGGAAGCCGCCCTCCCCAGCGCGCCCCAGGTGGTCAGCGGACAGTGCCGGGGCTGGATTCGGGACGAGGTGGCGTGGAAGCGGGAAGTGTTGCCGAGCGGAGGACAACCGGTGGAGGCGGCGGGAAGTGTCTGA
- a CDS encoding HIT family protein has translation MTADLDGTLLAKREEEWAHWLEHAAENPLSTRAGFSGGEVTLENDLCVYTQDLRHFGGLPFSGLIVTKRPCETVFDLTPEEAAATHALLAQVRAHLDATVRPDGYTVGWNVFPAGGAHIPHVHLHVIPRWNADASAGAGLRYFLKAAARAAERRRGPPSSPPPDLP, from the coding sequence GTGACGGCGGACCTGGACGGCACCCTGCTGGCCAAGCGCGAGGAGGAGTGGGCACACTGGCTCGAGCATGCGGCGGAAAATCCGCTGTCCACCCGCGCCGGGTTCTCCGGCGGTGAGGTGACGCTCGAAAACGACCTCTGCGTCTATACCCAGGATTTGCGCCACTTCGGGGGCCTGCCCTTTTCCGGCCTGATCGTGACCAAACGCCCGTGCGAGACCGTCTTTGACCTCACTCCCGAGGAAGCCGCCGCCACCCACGCGCTGCTCGCCCAAGTCCGGGCACATCTGGACGCCACCGTCCGGCCCGACGGCTACACCGTGGGCTGGAACGTCTTTCCGGCAGGCGGGGCGCACATCCCGCACGTTCACCTGCATGTCATTCCCCGCTGGAACGCGGACGCCAGCGCTGGAGCGGGGCTGCGCTATTTCCTCAAGGCGGCGGCCAGAGCAGCCGAGCGACGACGTGGCCCGCCCTCCTCACCGCCCCCCGATCTGCCCTGA
- the argH gene encoding argininosuccinate lyase: MTQRQETKLWGGRFAEATDGLVELFNASVPFDQRLAEQDIRGSLAHVAMLGQVGILSGEEVGQIEEGLEAILEDVRAGDFEWRLDREDVHMNVEAALRDRIGPVAGKLHTARSRNDQVAVDFRLFTKEAALDLAAKTRALRAVMVGEAEKHLSSGAGEPVILPGYTHLQVAQPILLSHWFMAYAAMLERDEGRFRDAAERMDESPLGSSALAGTPWPIDRHATAQALGFARPTANSLDGVGSRDFALEFLSACAILSAHLSRLSEELILYSTFEFGFLTLPDSHTTGSSIMPQKKNPDVSELARGKAGRVFGNLMGLLTVVKGTPLAYNKDLQEDKEGVFDSYDTLSIVLRLYGDMLPKSTWHAAVTKAAAARGFSTATDLADHLARSGVPFREAHEVVGGLVGLASRTGRQLWDLTDEEVRAAHPQLSAEITRAMTVEESVKARQSYGGTAPEQVRAQAEAARTALS, from the coding sequence ATGACCCAAAGACAAGAAACCAAGCTCTGGGGTGGCCGCTTTGCCGAAGCCACCGACGGACTCGTCGAGCTCTTCAACGCCTCCGTGCCCTTTGACCAGCGCCTCGCCGAGCAGGACATTCGCGGCTCGCTGGCGCATGTGGCGATGCTGGGGCAGGTGGGCATCCTCTCGGGCGAGGAAGTCGGACAAATCGAGGAGGGTTTGGAGGCCATCCTCGAGGACGTTCGCGCTGGAGACTTCGAGTGGCGGCTGGACCGCGAAGACGTGCATATGAACGTGGAAGCAGCCCTGCGGGACCGCATCGGTCCGGTGGCAGGTAAGCTGCACACCGCGCGCAGCCGCAACGATCAGGTGGCTGTGGATTTCCGCCTGTTCACGAAGGAAGCGGCGCTGGACCTGGCGGCCAAGACCCGGGCGCTCCGCGCCGTGATGGTGGGAGAGGCGGAAAAGCACCTCAGTTCCGGTGCGGGCGAACCCGTCATCCTTCCCGGATACACCCACCTTCAGGTGGCGCAGCCCATCCTCCTGTCCCACTGGTTCATGGCCTACGCTGCCATGCTGGAGCGTGACGAGGGCCGCTTCCGCGACGCCGCCGAGCGGATGGACGAGTCACCGCTGGGCTCCTCGGCGCTGGCCGGGACGCCTTGGCCGATTGATCGCCACGCCACCGCTCAGGCGCTCGGCTTTGCCCGTCCGACCGCCAACAGCCTGGACGGCGTGGGCAGCCGCGACTTCGCGCTGGAGTTTTTGTCGGCCTGCGCGATTCTCTCGGCGCACCTCTCGCGCCTCTCCGAAGAGCTGATTCTGTACTCCACCTTTGAGTTCGGCTTCCTGACGCTGCCCGACTCGCACACCACGGGCTCCAGCATCATGCCCCAGAAGAAAAATCCCGACGTGTCCGAACTCGCGCGGGGCAAGGCGGGCCGGGTGTTTGGTAACCTGATGGGCCTGCTGACGGTGGTCAAGGGCACGCCGCTCGCGTACAACAAGGACTTGCAGGAGGACAAAGAGGGCGTGTTCGACTCCTACGACACCCTGAGCATCGTCTTGCGCCTGTACGGCGACATGCTGCCCAAAAGCACCTGGCATGCGGCCGTCACGAAAGCGGCGGCGGCGCGCGGCTTTTCCACCGCGACGGACCTGGCAGACCACCTCGCCCGTTCTGGCGTGCCCTTCCGCGAGGCGCACGAGGTGGTGGGCGGCCTTGTCGGTCTTGCCAGCCGCACCGGGCGGCAACTGTGGGACCTGACGGACGAGGAGGTCCGCGCCGCACACCCGCAACTCAGCGCTGAGATTACCCGCGCCATGACTGTGGAAGAGAGCGTGAAGGCCCGGCAGAGCTACGGGGGCACCGCGCCCGAACAGGTGCGGGCGCAGGCGGAGGCGGCCAGAACGGCCCTCTCGTGA